From a single Helicoverpa armigera isolate CAAS_96S chromosome 7, ASM3070526v1, whole genome shotgun sequence genomic region:
- the LOC110377475 gene encoding cuticle protein 16.5, with protein sequence MFAKAIVFLCAASFVSAGGLLEAAAPVAYSSAPAVSTVSFSSAAPVATYAAAPTYTTYGAAPAVTTYGAAPAVAALSTPVYAKAVAPAVSYTSVTRQSSPVTYAAAAPAVSTVSAPVVARTYAAAAPAYAAYTAPAVATYSAPVVTRTYAAAAPTYAAYSAPAVATYSAPAVARAYAAAPAYAAYTAPAVTAYSAPIVTKTVAAPVTTYAAAPVQTAVTYSAAPDVSHVAYTGVRANYGW encoded by the exons ATGTTCGCAAAG GCGATAGTATTCCTGTGCGCGGCGAGCTTCGTCTCCGCCGGCGGCCTCTTGGAGGCGGCTGCACCCGTCGCGTACAGCTCGGCACCCGCCGTCTCCACCGTGTCGTTCTCCTCAGCGGCTCCAGTAGCCACCTACGCCGCAGCTCCCACGTACACCACGTACGGCGCCGCTCCGGCTGTCACAACATATGGCGCGGCTCCAGCCGTAGCTGCATTATCCACCCCAGTGTACGCTAAGGCTGTAGCCCCAGCAGTGTCCTACACCTCAGTCACCAGGCAATCTTCTCCCGTGACTTACGCAGCGGCCGCTCCAGCTGTTTCAACAGTATCTGCTCCCGTCGTAGCTAGAACCTACGCCGCAGCTGCCCCTGCCTACGCCGCGTATACTGCTCCAGCCGTAGCGACTTACTCCGCCCCCGTCGTAACCAGGACCTACGCCGCTGCCGCTCCTACTTATGCTGCGTACTCTGCTCCTGCCGTAGCTACCTACTCTGCCCCTGCCGTAGCAAGGGCCTATGCAGCTGCTCCGGCTTACGCGGCCTACACCGCCCCTGCAGTTACAGCCTACTCCGCCCCGATAGTAACGAAGACTGTCGCTGCTCCTGTCACTACGTATGCGGCAGCGCCCGTACAAACAGCTGTGACTTACTCTGCGGCCCCCGATGTATCACACGTTGCTTACACTGGTGTGAGAGCCAACTATGGATGGTAA
- the LOC110377486 gene encoding cuticle protein 16.5 isoform X2 — MYAKLIIALCAVGVARASGLYEAAPLAYSAHAIAAPAVVTKTISPAVSSISSYSTQTAHGGQYAAYAAAPIVAKAYAAPAVAAYAAPVATYAAAPAVVTKTISPAVSSISSYSTSTSHGSPVATYAAAPIVAKAVAPVAYAAPAAYTAYAAPAVAAYSAPAVVTKTISPAVSSVSSYSTHTAHGSAYAPAAYAAYSAPLVAKTYAAAPVAAYAHAAPVLKTVAYGNHGW, encoded by the coding sequence TTGATCATCGCTCTTTGCGCCGTGGGTGTGGCCCGTGCCAGCGGCCTGTATGAAGCCGCTCCCCTGGCTTACAGCGCGCACGCCATCGCCGCTCCCGCCGTGGTGACCAAGACCATCAGCCCCGCCGTCTCCTCCATCTCGTCCTACTCGACCCAGACCGCGCACGGTGGCCAATACGCTGCCTACGCCGCCGCCCCCATCGTAGCCAAGGCCTACGCCGCTCCCGCCGTCGCCGCGTACGCCGCGCCCGTAGCCACCTACGCCGCTGCCCCCGCCGTCGTCACCAAGACCATCTCCCCCGCTGTGAGCTCCATCTCCTCCTACTCCACCAGCACCTCTCACGGCTCCCCCGTCGCCACCTACGCCGCCGCCCCCATCGTGGCTAAGGCCGTCGCTCCCGTCGCCTACGCCGCTCCCGCTGCGTACACCGCGTACGCCGCTCCCGCCGTGGCTGCGTACTCCGCCCCCGCTGTGGTGACCAAGACCATCTCCCCCGCCGTCTCCTCCGTGTCGTCGTACTCCACCCACACCGCGCACGGCTCCGCGTACGCCCCCGCCGCGTACGCCGCGTACTCCGCTCCCCTGGTGGCTAAGACCTACGCCGCTGCTCCCGTGGCTGCCTACGCCCACGCCGCTCCCGTCCTCAAGACCGTCGCGTACGGTAACCACGGTTGGTAA
- the LOC110377486 gene encoding cuticle protein 16.5 isoform X1, with protein MYAKLIIALCAVGVARASGLYEAAPLAYSAHAIAAPAVVTKTISPAVSSISSYSTQTAHGGQYAAYAAAPIVAKAYAAPAVAAYAAPVATYAAAPAVVTKTISPAVSSISSYSTSTSHGSPVATYAAAPIVAKAVAPVAYAAPAAYTAYAAPAVAAYSAPAVVTKTISPAVSSVSSYSTHTAHGSAYAPAAYAAYSAPLVAKTYAAAPVAAYAHAAPVLKTVAYGNHGW; from the exons ATGTACGCCAAG TTGATCATCGCTCTTTGCGCCGTGGGTGTGGCCCGTGCCAGCGGCCTGTATGAAGCCGCTCCCCTGGCTTACAGCGCGCACGCCATCGCCGCTCCCGCCGTGGTGACCAAGACCATCAGCCCCGCCGTCTCCTCCATCTCGTCCTACTCGACCCAGACCGCGCACGGTGGCCAATACGCTGCCTACGCCGCCGCCCCCATCGTAGCCAAGGCCTACGCCGCTCCCGCCGTCGCCGCGTACGCCGCGCCCGTAGCCACCTACGCCGCTGCCCCCGCCGTCGTCACCAAGACCATCTCCCCCGCTGTGAGCTCCATCTCCTCCTACTCCACCAGCACCTCTCACGGCTCCCCCGTCGCCACCTACGCCGCCGCCCCCATCGTGGCTAAGGCCGTCGCTCCCGTCGCCTACGCCGCTCCCGCTGCGTACACCGCGTACGCCGCTCCCGCCGTGGCTGCGTACTCCGCCCCCGCTGTGGTGACCAAGACCATCTCCCCCGCCGTCTCCTCCGTGTCGTCGTACTCCACCCACACCGCGCACGGCTCCGCGTACGCCCCCGCCGCGTACGCCGCGTACTCCGCTCCCCTGGTGGCTAAGACCTACGCCGCTGCTCCCGTGGCTGCCTACGCCCACGCCGCTCCCGTCCTCAAGACCGTCGCGTACGGTAACCACGGTTGGTAA
- the LOC110377492 gene encoding uncharacterized protein LOC110377492: protein MFREFAILLCAGIFLCGSASDSKDQNAATYYPDADAYAAPGDHLALPSDASYQQVATPTSAYLPTQRQNYAYDVKPAVVQAYRIPIQNQQAASSSAPVASQSSSQQYKNTYIPAAQPVNQYYTVSVPAKTVAIGSSGTYNAQSSNIYASQSQNANPVVYTNNVAAPRPFTPAPIVASKTVVESNRALNVQPSSGYVNQNAVPAYSINSAPEQQYYLVPLPANTAPVQPQGVQAQSPAVATYQVNHVQAVNQAPQNVPVPKFTYNYANPLVKSIPVPSIPVASKSVAVESYNSVTAHPPTAPRYESVPLIRYAPVQVPVSKPIPVPVIYPSVETHHASVQQIPVPTATTYSQQQVNSDPAQVSSSGAGVKYHSVAVVPNVAQPKGYAKSVVFSPASEVSRVTFNGLGVTYGW from the exons ATGTTTAGAGAG TTTGCTATACTTCTGTGTGCTGGGATATTTTTATGCGGAAGTGCATCAGATTCCAAGGACCAGAATGCTGCTACGTATTATCCGGATGCAGATGCATACGCGGCGCCCGGCGATCACCTGGCTCTGCCCTCCGACGCTTCATATCAGCAAGTAGCGACACCTACATCTGCATACTTGCCAACACAACGCCAGAACTACGCGTATGACGTCAAACCTGCAGTCGTACAAGCCTACAGGATACCTATTCAAAATCAGCAAGCTGCCTCTTCTTCGGCTCCAGTAGCTTCTCAATCTTCGTCTCAACAGTACAagaatacatacatacctgCTGCTCAACCCGTAAACCAGTACTACACAGTTTCTGTTCCTGCGAAAACTGTAGCTATAGGATCATCTGGCACTTACAATGCTCAAAGCTCAAATATTTACGCCAGCCAAAGTCAAAATGCCAATCCTGTGGTATATACGAATAACGTTGCGGCACCAAGGCCGTTCACTCCTGCTCCCATCGTTGCCTCAAAGACAGTTGTGGAGTCCAACAGAGCATTAAATGTTCAACCCTCTTCTGGTTATGTTAACCAGAATGCTGTACCTGCATACTCCATTAATTCTGCTCCCGAACAACAATACTACTTGGTGCCGCTTCCAGCGAATACTGCACCAGTGCAACCTCAAGGAGTTCAAGCCCAATCTCCGGCTGTGGCCACATACCAAGTGAATCACGTTCAAGCTGTTAATCAAGCTCCACAAAACGTTCCAGTACCGAAATTTACGTACAATTATGCTAATCCTTTGGTAAAATCTATTCCTGTACCCTCCATACCCGTTGCATCTAAGAGCGTTGCAGTAGAGTCATATAACTCAGTGACTGCTCATCCTCCAACTGCTCCTAGATATGAATCAGTTCCACTTATAAGGTATGCACCAGTCCAAGTACCTGTATCAAAGCCAATACCTGTTCCAGTTATTTATCCCTCTGTGGAAACTCATCACGCTTCTGTGCAACAAATCCCAGTTCCTACGGCTACTACTTATAGCCAACAACAAGTAAACAGTGACCCTGCTCAGGTATCTTCTAGTGGTGCTGGCGTGAAATATCACTCAGTAGCTGTTGTTCCGAATGTTGCCCAACCGAAGGGCTATGCCAAATCTGTAGTCTTCTCTCCCGCTTCAGAAGTTTCTCGAGTCACTTTCAACGGGTTGGGAGTCACTTACGGATGGTGA
- the LOC135117096 gene encoding cuticle protein 16.5-like, with amino-acid sequence MYTKVVVFLCAASLASAGHLLQAAAPVAYSAPVAYSSAPAVSSVSFSSHTAHAPVATYAAAPVVAKTYAAPAYATYAAAPVVTKSYAPSVSYQSISTHSAPVAYAKTYAAPAVTTYAAAPVVAKSYSPAVSYQSISTHSAPAVTTYAAAPVVTKTLAAPAYSTYAAAPAVATYSAPVYAKSIAPAVSYSSISHSAPLTYAAAAPVVAKTYSAPAYTTTYSAPIVAKAVAPAVSYSSYSTHSAPVAYAAAAPVVAKTYAAPAYTSYAAAPVVTKSYAAPAVAAYSAPVLKSAVTYSAAPAVSHVTYAGLGANYGW; translated from the exons ATGTACACCAAG GTCGTAGTATTCCTGTGCGCGGCGAGCCTCGCCTCCGCCGGACACCTCCTGCAGGCGGCCGCACCCGTAGCGTACAGCGCGCCCGTCGCGTACAGCTCGGCGCCCGCCGTCTCCTCCGTGTCGTTCTCTTCGCACACTGCGCACGCTCCCGTCGCCACATACGCCGCCGCGCCCGTCGTAGCCAAGACCTACGCCGCTCCCGCCTACGCCACCTACGCTGCCGCTCCCGTCGTAACCAAGTCTTACGCCCCGTCTGTGTCCTACCAGTCGATCTCTACCCACTCCGCACCTGTGGCATACGCTAAGACCTACGCCGCACCCGCCGTCACCACCTACGCTGCTGCTCCCGTCGTCGCCAAGTCTTACTCTCCTGCTGTGTCCTACCAGTCAATCTCTACTCACTCCGCACCCGCCGTCACCACCTACGCTGCTGCCCCCGTTGTGACCAAGACATTGGCTGCTCCTGCATACAGCACATACGCCGCTGCTCCCGCTGTCGCCACCTACTCTGCCCCAGTGTACGCCAAGTCTATCGCCCCTGCCGTGTCTTACTCCTCTATCTCTCACTCTGCTCCCCTGACTTACGCCGCGGCTGCTCCCGTCGTCGCTAAGACCTACTCCGCTCCTGCTTACACCACCACTTACTCTGCCCCCATCGTGGCTAAGGCCGTCGCCCCTGCCGTGTCTTACTCTTCGTACTCGACTCACTCTGCCCCTGTCGCGTACGCCGCGGCCGCTCCCGTCGTCGCTAAGACATACGCCGCCCCCGCGTACACGTCATACGCCGCCGCTCCCGTCGTGACCAAGAGCTACGCCGCTCCCGCCGTGGCCGCGTACTCCGCTCCCGTACTCAAGTCCGCTGTCACCTACTCGGCTGCCCCCGCCGTCTCTCACGTCACATACGCTGGACTCGGAGCCAACTACGGATGGTGA
- the LOC126056043 gene encoding pupal cuticle protein C1B has translation MDQTFDHRSLRRGCGPCQPSLPPWPAIPSIRPTPPRPRTVAIRSYPPFRSTRARSPRRCPPPHLPAVSPSPLSTSTSHGSPSTYAAAPIVAKAVAPVAYAAPAAYAAYAAPAVAAYSAPAVVTKTISPAVSSVSSYSTHTAHGSAYAPAAYAAYSAPLVAKTYAAAPVAAYAHAAPVLKTVAYGNHGW, from the coding sequence TGGCCCGTGCCAGCCATCCCTCCCGCCGTGGCCAGCCATTCCATCCATCCGTCCTACTCCACCCAGACCGCGCACGGTGGCCATACGCTCCTACCCGCCCTTCCGTTCCACCCGCGCCCGTAGCCCACGCCGCTGCCCTCCACCCCATCTCCCCGCTGTGAGCCCATCTCCCCTCTCCACCAGCACCTCTCACGGCTCCCCGTCCACCTACGCCGCCGCCCCCATCGTGGCTAAGGCCGTCGCTCCCGTCGCCTACGCCGCTCCCGCTGCGTACGCCGCGTACGCCGCTCCCGCCGTGGCTGCGTACTCCGCCCCCGCTGTGGTGACCAAGACCATCTCCCCCGCCGTCTCCTCCGTGTCGTCGTACTCCACCCACACCGCGCACGGCTCCGCGTACGCCCCCGCCGCGTACGCCGCGTACTCCGCTCCCCTGGTGGCTAAGACCTACGCCGCTGCTCCCGTGGCTGCCTACGCCCACGCCGCTCCCGTCCTCAAGACCGTCGCGTACGGTAACCACGGTTGGTGA
- the LOC135117154 gene encoding uncharacterized protein LOC135117154 produces MYFKVIVCLCATSLVSAGQLLHAALPIRYHPASAISSSSFFSHTAHDFVTTNAAALTYRSYAGIPLLSKNFHTSFYDTYSTTPIVLSYPSIYTHSTPFVYPKSYYTSPAILSYTASNYVKSKFNPTSVSHSSVYTRSTTLPYAITAPIIAKAYVIPTIAHSHSIYTNSVSPAISYTSLFRHSIPLTYAAAAPTMSKTYTIPSYVRKTVPSAVSYSSDSTNAPSIDCEASHDVVKSHEQPIVTKFSTAPGFKSVRYTSVADK; encoded by the exons ATGTACTTCAAg GTCATAGTTTGTCTGTGCGCAACCAGCCTTGTCTCCGCTGGACAGCTTCTACATGCAGCCTTGCCCATCAGATACCACCCAGCGTCTGCCATCTCTTCATCATCATTCTTCTCACACACCGCCCACGATTTCGTCACTACAAACGCGGCTGCTCTCACCTACCGAAGCTACGCTGGAATTCCCCTGCTCAGCAAGAATTTCCATACTTCCTTTTATGATACTTACAGTACAACTCCAATTGTGCTTTCTTATCCTTCTATTTACACTCATTCAACTCCTTTTGTGTACCCTAAGAGCTACTACACCAGTCCTGCAATTTTGTCCTATACAGCTTCCAATTACGTCAAGTCTAAATTTAACCCAACTTCTGTGTCGCACTCCTCGGTCTACACTCGCTCCACTACCCTACCTTACGCTATAACCGCTCCTATTATTGCAAAAGCTTATGTCATTCCTACGATAGCTCACTCTCACTCAATATATACCAATTCTGTCTCTCCCGCTATATCCTACACCTCGTTATTTAGACACTCCATTCCACTGACGTATGCTGCGGCCGCTCCTACTATGTCAAAAACTTACACTATTCCTTCATATGTAAGAAAAACTGTTCCTTCTGCAGTGTCGTACTCTTCTGACTCAACAAATGCACCTTCTATTGACTGTGAGGCTAGTCATGATGTGGTTAAGTCTCATGAACAACCAATTGTTACCAAATTTTCAACAGCACCTGGATTTAAGTCAGTGAGGTACACTAGCGTAGCGGACAAATAA